A section of the Rossellomorea marisflavi genome encodes:
- a CDS encoding DUF948 domain-containing protein, translated as MWIVYISIAIVVIAIIMLGVSIVRTLKTTKPVINRMNEQVESIQGRMNKLTDESSQLKATQQEIQKDIEFKKDSITMTVEEAKDLPRSIKSLFKNMKA; from the coding sequence ATGTGGATTGTTTATATAAGCATCGCCATCGTGGTGATTGCCATCATCATGCTCGGCGTATCCATTGTCCGAACGTTAAAAACGACTAAACCGGTCATTAATCGTATGAATGAACAAGTGGAAAGCATCCAGGGAAGAATGAATAAACTGACAGACGAATCGTCCCAGCTTAAGGCCACCCAACAGGAAATCCAGAAGGATATCGAGTTCAAGAAGGATAGCATCACGATGACAGTTGAAGAAGCAAAGGATCTTCCACGCTCCATCAAATCATTGTTTAAAAATATGAAGGCTTGA
- a CDS encoding response regulator transcription factor, protein MKRWKILIVDDEAPMRKLIKLYLHKEHYDCFEAENGIEALSLLKENPIDMLIVDIMMPFMDGYELLSEVRKTSEVPFIFLSAKGDDMDKVKGLKLGGDDYMVKPFHAEELLARVEGILRRSYGLKVNNHAMSETYGPVSFNLASRTVTVEELSPRLTLKEYELFLYLARNEGRVYKRDQLLDKIWGSDYEGSDRTVDTHIKTLRLKLKDHGMMIKTVWGLGYKFEARP, encoded by the coding sequence ATGAAACGATGGAAGATCCTTATCGTGGACGATGAGGCACCGATGAGAAAACTGATTAAGCTTTATTTACATAAAGAACACTATGATTGCTTTGAAGCAGAAAACGGAATCGAGGCGCTTTCGCTTTTGAAGGAGAACCCGATCGATATGTTGATCGTCGACATCATGATGCCTTTTATGGACGGATATGAACTCCTTTCAGAGGTACGGAAGACGAGCGAAGTTCCTTTTATCTTCCTTTCTGCCAAAGGGGACGATATGGATAAAGTGAAGGGACTGAAGCTCGGCGGAGACGACTATATGGTCAAGCCCTTCCATGCAGAAGAACTTCTGGCAAGGGTGGAAGGGATCCTCAGGAGGTCATACGGCCTGAAGGTGAACAATCATGCCATGTCGGAAACCTATGGTCCCGTCTCCTTCAATCTGGCATCCAGAACCGTCACGGTGGAAGAACTATCCCCCCGTCTCACTCTCAAAGAATATGAGCTCTTTTTGTACCTCGCCCGCAATGAAGGCCGCGTCTACAAACGGGATCAGCTTCTCGACAAAATCTGGGGCAGTGATTATGAGGGGAGCGACAGGACCGTGGACACCCACATCAAGACACTGAGATTAAAGCTGAAGGACCATGGAATGATGATCAAAACCGTTTGGGGACTTGGATATAAATTCGAGGCAAGACCTTGA
- a CDS encoding peptidylprolyl isomerase: protein MAKKGYIQFQTGEKIEFDLFPNEAPGTVENFEKLAKEGFYDGLTFHRVIPGFVSQGGCPNGTGTGGPGYTIKCETEGNPHKHEAGSLSMAHAGKDTGGSQFFIVHEPQPHLNGVHTVFGKVTSGLEIAKAMRNGDVMEKVEVFDA from the coding sequence ATGGCGAAAAAAGGATACATACAATTTCAAACAGGTGAAAAAATCGAATTCGATCTTTTCCCGAATGAAGCACCAGGCACAGTGGAGAACTTCGAAAAGCTTGCGAAAGAAGGATTTTATGACGGTTTGACTTTCCACCGTGTGATTCCTGGTTTCGTTAGTCAAGGAGGCTGCCCGAACGGCACAGGTACCGGTGGTCCTGGCTATACCATCAAATGCGAAACTGAAGGCAACCCTCATAAGCATGAGGCCGGATCTCTTTCTATGGCACATGCTGGAAAAGACACAGGCGGAAGCCAATTCTTCATCGTCCATGAGCCTCAACCACATCTGAACGGTGTCCACACTGTATTCGGTAAAGTAACGTCTGGACTTGAAATCGCAAAAGCGATGAGAAACGGTGACGTAATGGAGAAAGTAGAAGTCTTCGACGCGTAA
- a CDS encoding DsbA family oxidoreductase yields MKIEVWSDYVCPFCYIGKRRLEQALEQFDHADEVEVEFKSFELDPNFPKDTDKNIHQLIASKYGITEEQARNNSVSLTQQAAAVGLDFRFDTSVPTNTFDAHRLTKFAQTKGKAAELTELLLKAHFTDSKHVGDEDTLLDLGESAGLDRNEATEVLKGEAYAKEVRMDEAEAREIGVQGVPFFVINRKYAISGAQPPEVFRDALAKVWEEESRSPLTSLNTDQGMTCDENGCEIPEEK; encoded by the coding sequence ATGAAAATAGAAGTATGGTCTGATTATGTTTGTCCATTTTGTTATATAGGAAAACGCCGCCTGGAGCAGGCACTTGAGCAGTTTGATCATGCAGATGAGGTGGAAGTCGAATTCAAGAGCTTCGAGCTTGATCCCAACTTCCCTAAGGATACAGATAAGAACATCCATCAGCTGATTGCCTCCAAATACGGGATCACTGAAGAACAAGCAAGGAATAACTCCGTAAGCCTCACCCAACAAGCGGCTGCCGTTGGTCTTGATTTCCGCTTTGATACCAGTGTGCCGACCAATACATTCGATGCTCATCGACTCACTAAATTCGCACAAACCAAAGGAAAAGCGGCTGAGTTGACGGAGTTGCTCTTGAAAGCTCACTTTACCGATTCTAAGCATGTCGGTGACGAAGACACCCTTCTCGACCTTGGGGAGTCTGCCGGATTGGACAGGAATGAGGCAACTGAAGTCCTTAAAGGTGAAGCCTATGCGAAGGAAGTCCGAATGGATGAAGCAGAAGCACGCGAGATCGGGGTACAAGGCGTACCATTTTTTGTGATTAACAGAAAATATGCCATTTCCGGCGCGCAACCACCTGAAGTTTTCCGTGATGCGCTGGCTAAAGTTTGGGAAGAGGAATCCCGTTCCCCTTTGACTTCACTAAATACGGACCAGGGGATGACGTGCGATGAAAATGGGTGCGAGATACCTGAAGAAAAGTAA
- a CDS encoding type 1 glutamine amidotransferase domain-containing protein, with protein MSLTGKQVLQLVSDDFEDLELWYPVLRLREEGAVVHIAGEEKNKTYTGKYGVPITSDHSFHEVDADEYDAILVPGGWSPDKLRRYDSILSLIKEMDQSKKPIGQICHAGWVLISAKILDGVNVTSTPGIKDDMENAGAKWFDEPVVVDGHIISSRRPPDLPDYMREFIGVLQKK; from the coding sequence ATGAGTTTAACAGGTAAGCAAGTGCTGCAACTTGTAAGCGACGATTTTGAAGATCTGGAATTATGGTATCCTGTCCTTCGTTTAAGGGAAGAAGGGGCAGTCGTCCATATTGCCGGAGAGGAAAAAAACAAAACGTATACGGGTAAGTACGGTGTCCCTATCACATCGGACCACAGTTTCCATGAAGTGGATGCTGATGAGTACGACGCCATCCTTGTCCCCGGAGGCTGGTCTCCTGATAAGCTGAGAAGATACGACTCCATCCTGTCGCTGATTAAAGAAATGGATCAATCAAAGAAACCGATCGGACAGATCTGTCACGCTGGTTGGGTCCTTATATCCGCTAAGATCCTGGACGGTGTGAACGTCACCAGTACCCCGGGAATCAAGGATGATATGGAGAATGCTGGTGCCAAGTGGTTCGATGAGCCCGTGGTCGTTGATGGACACATCATCTCAAGTAGACGTCCACCGGATCTTCCCGACTATATGAGGGAGTTCATAGGGGTCCTTCAAAAAAAATAG
- a CDS encoding helicase-related protein: MQKLQDVREEAINETKQKIDEDIIRYMQERKSCPSFDDYVTDRRSFFHQVWINTWLNRVTNDLMISHKKAFLRSRGIELNGMEKKWVNQLFRNEIREIDPFDGEAWLKETVKAGQEWKDRFNAVKDQQKEDHARIKRSTLQKEIRRDILQWVEDQVRKKELAWYAELRYLMAQKVVGDIGNKKKFILEEDQLREEGAFHSSHYPLLEDFMGEFTGSLNKKSEHWDRDAWEYETYLAPYERFSSYHADQLIVNSLLEALSEDHLERYLEAFGQPLNMERLSRMNHPLFLSMMNTWFKWLGEEKVARLLEIAEGPWDPEVQLISLTADMEEREKREREEREEQERKQREEEAMMESIFGREYSAPGKSNIRYILHLGETNTGKTHTALESMKKARSGMYLAPLRLLALEVYDKLNREGIPCNLKTGEEEKVTVGALHSASTVEMFHEKDFYDVVVIDEAQMISDQDRGYAWYRAITKSRAKEVHIIGSTNVEELLFRLLSEEDVTVHHYKREIPLQVEPKEFKLRSAKNGDAIVCFSRKKVLETASRLQSGGHKVSMIYGSMPPETRKKQMMQFIEGKTNLIVSTDAIGMGLNLPIRRIVFLETEKFDGTRRRRLSSQEVKQIAGRAGRKGLYEIGKVSFSRHVKAMEKLLHQEDRPLNRFAVAPTSSVFERFQRYSNHLGTFFELWDRFKSPEGTEKASLIEEKELYERIEGSDIEARLSLDDLYGFLHLPFSKKEDRLITQWLQCMHAIIDGEELPEPVIRTRNLEQQELSYKSVGLHLLFLYRLGRQTEAAYWERVREEIADGVHDSLSDEVQSYSRTCRSCGKKLPPEFGFSICDRCHGNRSKRKRRRLS; encoded by the coding sequence ATGCAAAAGCTTCAGGACGTAAGGGAAGAAGCCATAAATGAAACGAAACAAAAAATAGATGAAGACATCATACGCTACATGCAGGAGAGAAAAAGCTGCCCGTCATTCGATGACTATGTAACAGACAGAAGGTCTTTCTTTCATCAGGTGTGGATCAATACGTGGTTGAATAGGGTAACCAATGACCTCATGATCAGCCACAAAAAGGCCTTTCTCCGTAGCCGGGGAATCGAACTGAACGGAATGGAGAAAAAATGGGTGAATCAACTTTTCAGGAACGAGATAAGGGAGATAGACCCATTCGATGGAGAAGCTTGGTTAAAAGAGACAGTCAAGGCAGGTCAGGAGTGGAAGGACCGTTTCAATGCAGTCAAAGATCAACAGAAGGAAGATCATGCCCGTATAAAGCGCTCCACGCTTCAAAAGGAAATCAGAAGGGATATCCTTCAGTGGGTGGAGGACCAGGTTCGGAAAAAGGAGCTTGCATGGTACGCAGAGCTTCGCTACCTCATGGCGCAGAAAGTTGTAGGTGACATCGGAAATAAGAAAAAATTCATCCTAGAGGAAGACCAGCTAAGAGAAGAGGGTGCATTCCATTCTTCACACTATCCTTTACTGGAGGATTTCATGGGAGAATTCACGGGATCCCTCAATAAAAAAAGTGAGCATTGGGACCGGGATGCCTGGGAGTATGAAACATATCTGGCGCCTTACGAGCGATTCAGTTCCTATCATGCCGATCAGCTGATTGTGAATTCACTGCTTGAAGCCCTATCGGAAGATCACCTCGAACGTTACCTGGAAGCCTTTGGTCAGCCTTTGAATATGGAAAGGCTGAGCAGGATGAATCACCCGCTTTTCTTGTCAATGATGAACACCTGGTTTAAATGGCTAGGTGAAGAAAAGGTAGCGCGCCTCCTTGAGATTGCGGAAGGACCGTGGGATCCTGAAGTCCAGCTGATTAGCTTGACAGCAGATATGGAAGAGAGAGAAAAGCGTGAACGGGAAGAAAGGGAGGAACAGGAGAGGAAACAGCGGGAAGAGGAGGCCATGATGGAGTCCATTTTTGGACGGGAGTACAGTGCCCCTGGTAAGAGCAATATCCGATATATCCTGCATCTCGGTGAAACGAATACAGGCAAAACCCATACCGCACTGGAAAGTATGAAAAAAGCCCGGAGCGGTATGTATCTTGCACCTTTGCGTCTTCTTGCCCTGGAGGTTTACGATAAACTAAATCGTGAGGGAATCCCATGTAATCTGAAAACCGGTGAAGAAGAGAAAGTGACTGTTGGTGCCCTTCATAGTGCCAGTACCGTGGAAATGTTCCATGAGAAGGATTTCTATGATGTGGTTGTGATCGATGAAGCCCAGATGATTTCCGACCAGGACAGGGGCTACGCATGGTATCGGGCCATTACCAAATCCAGGGCGAAGGAAGTCCATATCATTGGCAGCACCAATGTGGAAGAGTTGCTGTTCCGTTTGCTCAGTGAGGAGGATGTCACGGTCCACCATTATAAACGCGAGATCCCCCTGCAGGTGGAACCAAAGGAATTCAAGCTTCGAAGCGCGAAGAACGGAGATGCGATCGTCTGTTTTTCAAGGAAAAAGGTTCTGGAGACAGCCTCAAGGCTTCAGTCCGGCGGACATAAGGTGAGTATGATCTATGGAAGCATGCCGCCTGAAACCCGCAAAAAGCAAATGATGCAATTCATAGAAGGGAAGACGAATCTGATTGTCTCAACGGATGCCATCGGAATGGGTCTCAATCTCCCCATCCGGAGGATCGTGTTCCTTGAAACGGAGAAATTCGATGGGACCAGGAGAAGACGGCTGTCTTCACAGGAAGTCAAACAGATCGCCGGTCGTGCAGGACGGAAGGGGCTTTATGAGATAGGGAAGGTTTCATTCAGCAGGCACGTCAAAGCGATGGAAAAACTCCTTCATCAGGAAGACCGCCCCCTCAATCGTTTTGCCGTTGCACCCACCTCTTCGGTCTTTGAACGGTTCCAGCGCTACAGTAATCACTTGGGGACCTTTTTTGAGCTTTGGGATCGATTCAAGTCTCCTGAAGGAACCGAGAAGGCTTCGTTGATTGAGGAAAAAGAGCTGTATGAGCGGATCGAGGGATCAGACATTGAAGCAAGGCTTTCCCTGGACGACCTATACGGTTTCCTTCACCTTCCTTTCAGCAAAAAGGAGGATCGCCTGATCACACAGTGGCTCCAATGCATGCATGCCATCATCGATGGTGAGGAGCTCCCGGAACCGGTCATCAGGACACGAAATTTGGAACAACAGGAACTATCCTATAAATCAGTGGGCTTACACCTCCTCTTTCTCTATCGTCTAGGCCGCCAGACAGAAGCGGCCTATTGGGAGCGGGTCAGGGAAGAGATAGCAGATGGCGTGCATGATTCCCTTTCAGACGAGGTTCAATCCTACAGCCGCACGTGCAGGAGCTGCGGGAAGAAGCTGCCGCCTGAATTCGGCTTTTCCATCTGTGACCGCTGTCATGGCAATAGGTCGAAACGAAAAAGAAGAAGGCTGAGCTGA
- a CDS encoding NAD(P)-dependent oxidoreductase, giving the protein MKNQKIGFIGTGVMGKSMARHLLNEGYEVLIYTRTRSKAKDLLEEGAIWADNPAGVAKEADIVMTMVGYPSDVEELYLGSGAILDNMKEGTIAIDFTTSSPKLAETIFIEAKTRGIHSLDAPVSGGDIGAKNGSLSIMVGGDEDTFESVRAIFEILGSNVVLQGSAGAGQHTKMCNQITIASNMIGVSEALLYAKKSGLDPDKVLSSITTGAAGSWSLSNLVPRMIKGDFAPGFYVKHFIKDLKIALDSASEMDMRTPGLELALSLYEELAALDEGESGTQALIKVLER; this is encoded by the coding sequence ATGAAAAATCAAAAAATCGGGTTCATCGGGACAGGCGTTATGGGAAAAAGCATGGCACGCCATCTGTTGAATGAAGGCTATGAGGTGCTCATTTATACAAGAACGCGTTCCAAGGCGAAAGATCTCCTGGAAGAAGGAGCGATTTGGGCTGACAATCCAGCAGGGGTCGCCAAGGAAGCCGACATTGTGATGACGATGGTAGGATATCCATCTGATGTGGAGGAGCTTTACCTCGGCAGTGGAGCCATCCTTGATAACATGAAGGAAGGAACCATTGCCATCGACTTTACCACCTCTTCACCAAAGCTTGCGGAGACCATTTTCATAGAAGCGAAAACACGTGGAATACATAGTTTGGACGCACCCGTTTCCGGAGGTGATATCGGCGCCAAAAACGGTAGCTTATCCATCATGGTGGGAGGAGATGAGGACACGTTTGAATCCGTACGGGCGATCTTTGAAATCCTGGGATCGAATGTGGTCCTCCAAGGGAGTGCTGGTGCGGGTCAGCACACGAAAATGTGCAACCAGATCACCATCGCCTCGAATATGATCGGGGTGAGCGAAGCATTGTTGTACGCAAAAAAATCGGGACTCGACCCCGATAAGGTCCTCAGTAGTATCACGACCGGTGCAGCAGGAAGCTGGTCTCTGAGCAACCTTGTTCCCCGGATGATAAAGGGGGACTTTGCACCCGGCTTCTATGTAAAGCATTTTATTAAGGATTTGAAGATAGCCCTTGATTCTGCTTCTGAAATGGACATGCGCACACCGGGGCTGGAGCTTGCTCTAAGCCTTTATGAGGAACTGGCTGCTCTTGATGAAGGTGAGAGCGGGACACAGGCCTTGATCAAAGTCCTTGAGCGCTGA
- a CDS encoding metallophosphoesterase: protein MEKIKKISIPDTARVIVIADIHGELGLLKELVQKAKVHRDDRLLFIGDLCEKGPDSSGVVDYIMELSVRNPNVHVLEGNCDTLVDDLMDLNPDLIGYLNRRGKSLFHEWMKKEGMTFSEDMGIEEMKIVLVNSFSKQIEWLSGLPTAIESERYVFVHAGIDPGEEWQETNRMEALTKRTFMEGYHCAGKQVIVGHWPVVNYPENGFSHAPLINHDRKMISIDDGCVVKSSGQLNALIIKSGAYSFMYVDHLPDFEVKGDYMPRKQEAAGITFPDYEIERLEVAEDFSLCMHKKTERMLWVKNEYIEEDGHNVKDDVSCTLLRVTRGERVQLVDGGCTGFDLVKKEGRVGWIPKGLLK from the coding sequence ATGGAAAAAATAAAGAAAATCAGTATCCCTGATACGGCAAGAGTGATCGTTATTGCTGATATCCACGGGGAACTCGGACTTTTGAAGGAATTAGTGCAAAAGGCAAAGGTTCATCGAGACGACCGGTTGTTGTTCATCGGGGATTTGTGCGAAAAGGGACCTGACAGCAGTGGGGTGGTGGATTACATCATGGAACTTTCAGTTAGGAATCCGAACGTGCACGTACTTGAGGGGAATTGTGATACGCTGGTGGACGATTTGATGGACCTGAATCCAGACCTTATAGGGTACTTGAATCGACGGGGGAAATCCCTCTTTCATGAGTGGATGAAAAAAGAGGGAATGACGTTTTCAGAGGATATGGGAATAGAAGAAATGAAAATTGTCCTGGTGAATAGCTTCAGTAAGCAGATCGAGTGGCTTTCAGGACTTCCCACCGCCATCGAAAGCGAAAGGTATGTGTTTGTACATGCAGGGATTGACCCAGGGGAAGAGTGGCAGGAAACAAACCGGATGGAGGCATTGACGAAGAGGACGTTCATGGAAGGGTATCACTGTGCCGGTAAACAGGTCATCGTTGGACATTGGCCCGTGGTCAATTACCCCGAAAATGGCTTCTCCCATGCACCTTTAATCAATCACGACAGGAAAATGATCTCCATCGATGATGGATGTGTCGTGAAATCGTCCGGACAATTGAATGCACTGATCATCAAATCAGGAGCATACTCCTTCATGTATGTCGATCATCTTCCTGATTTTGAGGTTAAAGGGGATTATATGCCGCGCAAACAAGAGGCGGCCGGCATCACGTTCCCGGATTATGAGATCGAACGGTTGGAAGTGGCAGAGGATTTCAGCCTATGCATGCATAAAAAGACGGAAAGAATGCTCTGGGTTAAAAATGAGTACATAGAGGAAGATGGTCATAACGTGAAGGACGATGTGTCATGCACCTTGCTTCGTGTAACAAGAGGTGAAAGAGTGCAGTTGGTCGATGGAGGATGTACAGGATTCGATCTGGTGAAAAAAGAGGGAAGGGTGGGGTGGATTCCCAAGGGGTTACTCAAGTAA
- a CDS encoding CoxG family protein: MVKSSCSLLVHAPIEAVWDFISELEEWAPLVSGYIGHRRFARDHVEWKMKIPYGLIKKTVAAEVRVTEWIPPEKISFTMEDVKKSFGGCGEFTAKADGDGTIMNGWLSMNPKGSRKWVPDRILEGIMEEMIVSLSTAIKIRLEQN, from the coding sequence TTGGTCAAAAGTAGCTGTTCCCTACTTGTTCATGCGCCCATCGAAGCCGTATGGGATTTCATATCCGAGTTGGAAGAATGGGCTCCCCTCGTCTCAGGGTATATAGGACACAGGCGTTTTGCACGCGATCACGTAGAATGGAAGATGAAGATCCCTTATGGCCTCATTAAAAAAACGGTCGCGGCGGAAGTCAGGGTGACGGAATGGATCCCGCCGGAGAAAATCAGCTTCACCATGGAAGATGTGAAGAAATCTTTCGGGGGATGTGGTGAATTCACGGCTAAAGCTGACGGGGACGGGACCATCATGAACGGATGGCTGTCCATGAATCCGAAAGGTTCCCGAAAGTGGGTCCCGGACAGGATATTGGAAGGAATCATGGAGGAAATGATCGTGTCGTTGTCAACTGCCATCAAAATCAGGTTGGAACAAAACTAA
- a CDS encoding HAD family hydrolase, with the protein MLKAIFFDLDDTLLWDAKSISEAFSATCRYAATQVKVDADELESSVRDSARELYASYDTYEFTQMIGINPFEGLWGDFFDNHDENFTKLSRIAPGYREEAWKNGLEREGVRVEGLGEELAERFREERKKHPFVYDETFDVLEKVKGSYELILLTNGSPHLQQTKLELTPELVPYFKEIIVSGAVGKGKPEPEMFELALEKVGIEKEEAIMVGDNLNTDIKGANQCGIRTVWINHHQKTPEVVTPTYEIDRLAGLIPLLDRL; encoded by the coding sequence TTGTTAAAAGCAATTTTTTTCGATTTGGATGACACGTTATTATGGGATGCCAAAAGCATTTCCGAAGCATTCAGTGCTACATGCCGGTATGCAGCCACTCAGGTGAAAGTGGATGCTGATGAGCTGGAATCTTCTGTGAGGGATTCTGCTAGGGAGCTTTATGCCTCGTATGATACATATGAATTCACACAAATGATCGGGATCAACCCATTCGAAGGTCTTTGGGGGGATTTTTTCGACAATCATGACGAGAATTTCACCAAGCTTAGCCGGATTGCACCGGGCTATCGTGAAGAAGCTTGGAAAAACGGACTAGAACGTGAAGGTGTAAGGGTGGAGGGTCTAGGAGAAGAACTTGCCGAACGTTTTAGGGAAGAACGCAAGAAGCATCCTTTTGTATACGATGAAACATTTGATGTACTCGAGAAGGTGAAAGGTTCGTATGAACTGATCCTTTTGACAAACGGATCACCCCATCTGCAGCAGACCAAGCTTGAGCTGACGCCTGAATTGGTCCCATACTTCAAGGAAATCATCGTTTCGGGGGCAGTAGGGAAAGGAAAGCCGGAGCCTGAGATGTTTGAGCTTGCCCTCGAGAAAGTCGGGATAGAAAAGGAAGAAGCCATCATGGTAGGCGATAATCTGAATACAGATATAAAAGGTGCCAATCAATGTGGGATCAGGACCGTTTGGATCAATCATCATCAAAAGACGCCTGAAGTGGTTACTCCTACTTATGAGATTGATCGTTTGGCCGGTCTCATTCCACTGCTCGATCGTCTTTGA
- a CDS encoding phage holin family protein, which yields MMEELLRGISIDPQLTILVPALWVLGFALKKTPHVEDWLIIWILLLCGVLASGWKLGFDFNGIANGFIATGAAITTHQSFKQTFFSRVADRGRREKK from the coding sequence ATGATGGAGGAATTATTAAGGGGAATTTCGATTGACCCTCAGCTAACGATATTGGTGCCCGCCTTATGGGTTCTAGGATTTGCATTAAAAAAGACCCCGCATGTGGAGGACTGGTTGATCATCTGGATCCTCCTCTTATGCGGGGTGCTCGCCAGCGGCTGGAAGCTCGGGTTTGACTTCAACGGCATTGCCAACGGGTTCATTGCAACTGGTGCAGCCATCACAACACATCAGTCATTCAAACAAACCTTTTTCTCCAGGGTCGCTGATCGCGGACGGAGAGAAAAGAAATGA
- a CDS encoding sensor histidine kinase, with amino-acid sequence MKKRSWTLNKKVSMLLLLSLLFTILFSFLFMHFLYKDLYIGTMKESILYQGERTTAHYHYGEVSGDIKDKILWYNVISPYKVDVVDNLHDLKENFPYKVDGKPLLSKEDTDLLDQGQHVLKEGYVKEFDRNIVGAVFPLMNEERHMGYIYIYIPLAEMTEVFQKGIPILVLAGTMFYFLLFVIIQSTLGSLFKPVKEMKAFSNRVANGDFSQRLDVSRNDEMSELGRTFNHMVDSLENQEERKRQFLSNVAHELRTPLTYIGGYTAVLMDKVHTDPDDAEESLKLIQKESIRMQKLINELLELNKLEDSSSHLEFEPIVLSELLSDTLSLVQPHAREKDLVLERSLDEETIINGDPDRIRQVVYNVLDNAIKYSKPQGKIILRSSRQGDEALITIRDHGIGIPSSSIPRIGERFYRSDLSRTRNSGGYGLGLSIAKEILHRHGGSLQIESEEGSGTTVTVRIPLLKL; translated from the coding sequence TTGAAAAAGCGCTCTTGGACACTGAATAAAAAGGTTTCCATGCTTCTCCTTCTTAGTCTCCTTTTCACCATTCTGTTTTCCTTCCTTTTCATGCATTTTCTTTATAAGGACCTGTATATCGGGACGATGAAGGAATCGATCCTCTATCAAGGGGAACGGACGACGGCTCATTATCACTACGGTGAAGTCAGTGGGGATATCAAAGATAAGATCCTCTGGTACAACGTCATCTCCCCCTATAAGGTGGATGTGGTGGACAACCTCCATGATTTAAAGGAGAACTTCCCCTACAAGGTGGATGGAAAGCCCCTTCTATCCAAGGAAGATACCGATCTTCTTGATCAGGGGCAACATGTCTTGAAAGAGGGGTACGTAAAGGAATTTGATCGGAATATCGTCGGGGCCGTTTTTCCCCTCATGAATGAAGAACGTCATATGGGCTATATCTACATCTACATCCCTTTGGCCGAGATGACTGAAGTGTTCCAAAAAGGGATCCCGATTCTCGTGTTGGCAGGAACAATGTTCTACTTCCTATTGTTTGTCATCATCCAGTCGACCCTCGGGTCGCTCTTCAAACCAGTCAAAGAGATGAAAGCATTCTCCAACAGAGTCGCAAACGGGGACTTCTCCCAAAGACTCGATGTGTCGAGGAATGATGAAATGAGCGAACTCGGGCGGACCTTCAATCATATGGTCGACTCCCTTGAAAACCAAGAAGAGCGGAAAAGACAGTTCTTATCGAATGTCGCACACGAGCTCAGGACCCCCCTCACCTATATCGGAGGATACACAGCTGTTCTCATGGATAAAGTCCATACGGATCCGGACGATGCGGAGGAAAGCTTAAAATTGATACAGAAAGAAAGCATCCGGATGCAGAAGCTGATCAATGAACTTCTTGAACTCAATAAATTGGAGGATTCATCCTCTCACCTGGAATTCGAACCGATTGTCCTCTCAGAGCTGCTGTCCGACACACTTTCTCTCGTCCAGCCCCATGCACGCGAGAAGGATCTTGTGCTGGAGAGATCTTTGGACGAAGAAACGATCATCAATGGAGATCCCGATCGGATCCGCCAGGTTGTCTATAATGTATTGGATAATGCCATCAAGTACTCAAAGCCTCAAGGGAAAATCATCCTGCGCTCGTCAAGGCAAGGAGATGAAGCCCTCATCACCATACGTGATCATGGAATCGGCATCCCTTCATCCTCCATTCCGAGAATTGGGGAGCGATTCTATCGTTCCGACCTCTCACGCACGCGAAACTCTGGCGGCTATGGTCTCGGCCTCTCGATTGCCAAAGAGATCCTTCACCGCCACGGCGGCTCTCTGCAAATAGAGAGTGAGGAAGGATCGGGAACGACGGTGACGGTAAGGATCCCTTTATTGAAGCTTTGA